The following is a genomic window from Miscanthus floridulus cultivar M001 chromosome 14, ASM1932011v1, whole genome shotgun sequence.
TCCAAATCTGATATTTTCAAGATTTGATACCTGGATCATGTCCAAGTTAAAAAAAAAGTATCCATTCTTAAAAGGAGACAAGTGTTTATTGGGCTATGAAGTATCCCATTTTATCAAAACAAGACTGACCAAAATTCAGAGCTTTCAGAAAGAAAGAAAACGGACAGTCTTCAGGGGTTTCTAGAACCTGCTGTGACCACTGACCACAGCTAACATGAACTGTGAAAAGAAATTTTGCCAACATTGTCAAGGCCCCAAGCACACACAATGCCGTATGGGAGATTGTACCAGTTCAATCTAACATGGTCAAGTTATATGCTAAGTTGCTAGAGTATCTTACAAGCATCAAATGAAAAGTTCCCATTAATAAGAAAATAAGACCTCACCTTAATGCTGTTATTGATTGTAGGGACAGGTGAGTAGTTTCTCACCTGAAAACGAAATAGAAATCATTATTCTGAATAAACTCTGCAATTTGCTAATTGCTGGAACACATTAAATTAAGAATTGTCTTTAATGAGTTAGTTCATCTTAATGGTGGCAAAACTAGAATGGTGCACGTATATAGCATAGTGATAAACATAACAAAAAAAATCTGATAAGTATAATAGCAGTTAACAACTTACACAGAAATCCCGGTACTCGACAATATTCCCAACATAGTTTCTGCCAATTGTCACCTTCAAAATGTACCTGCAACACATAAAGGGTACTTGGTATTCACAGGTGCTTCAGTTCTTTGCTAGCATATGAACATTTTATGCAGGACATTTCAAACAAGTGAAATGACATAAGAGGGGCCCAAGTCGACAGTATACAGATGTAAAATTTATATGCGATATGGTTAACAATGGACTAGTCATCAGATCTCTGCAGCCGAAATAGACAAGTATGAGTTTGAAAAATATGATGGCTCTCTCAAATTTTAGTAGCCAAAAATTAAGTGTATTTGTAATTTACTGTAGCCTAGCATCTTTCACAGGAAGACATATGTTCTAAAACAGCAATTCAACCATGTATCCTTGTCATAGAGAAAGGCACAACCCTAATCAATGGAACTACACAAATGGCAGCACGCCACCACCCTATGTCAAGCCTGTAAAGGCGGTAAAAAGTATTAGACGTCAGATTTTCTATGAAGCTTTCCACATGTTCCAACTTATAAGTTGTTGGAAAGAAGATATTAGACATTGTGACAGACAAGATAGCAACCTCCCAATCCCACTGGTAACTAGTTTTCATACTATATACTGGGAATATAAAAATcttggccttggaacatttaaaTAAAGATTTTAAGTGAATAACAGTATTTAGACACAGCAAATTCAAAAGTGCAATTAAATTCAACATTTCAAATTATCCATAAGATAAACCAATACCAAACATGGTCCAGGAGTTTTTGCAAAACCCAAATTTATCACTAAAATCTTTAGCAGCAGTAAAAAGTAAAACAAAACATAATAAAAGTCCAGTGCTAAATCGTAACACTTGCTTACCTCAGTCTGACATTTGTCCCATTGTAAGACTCGTATGGCATTTCAACAGTTGAAAACTCAAATGGAAATGTCTTCCTTTCATAGATTTCACCAGGAATATCTAACTCACGTACTGCACGAACAAACAGTGCATTTCAAGTCATAATAGCTTCTCACACAATAATAACATGTATGCAATCAGTAGCACTTGATCAACTTGGCACTAGCAGAACACAAAGTTGAGGACACCCTTTTGAGACATCTTAGGTACTAATCAAGATTTCTATTTGCTAGCCAAGGCAGGTGACGGTTTTACACCAGCAGTCTAACTAAAAGAAGTGGTTTTCATTTGTTTTTCTCATTGCCTTGATAAAACAAGTGGTTTTCTCATTGCCTTGATAAATCTGAACGTGTAAGCTTTCATAGAACGTGTAAGCtcccccaacttgtttgggacttaaaggctttgtttgttgttgttgttgttgtgtaagCTTTCATAGAGCTTCACTTTactttcaacaacaacaacaacaaagccttttaagtcccaaacaagttggggtaggctagagttgaaacccagcaaaagccatcaaggttcaggcacgtgaatagctgttttccaagcactcctatctaaggctaagtctttgggtatattccatcctttcaagtctccttttattgcctctacccaagtcaacttcagtcttcctctgcctctcttcacgttactatcctggcttaggattccactacgcaccgttgcctctggaggtctccgttggacatgtccaaaccatctcaaccggtgttgggcaagtttttcttcaattggtgctacccctaatctatcacgtatatcatcgttccgaactcgatcccttcttgtatgaccgcaaatccaacgcaacatacgcatttccgcgacaattatctgttgaacatgtcgtcttttggtaggccaacattctacaccatacaacatagcaggtctaatcgccgtcctataaaacttcaCTTTACTTTCATTTGTTAAAAAAAGAATCAACAACTGTAAACATTTGATTAATTGACAAAAATGAATGTAAATGTTGATGTAACTTGTAAACTGTAACACCCACTTTGACTTCATAGGATTCTATTGACACATCGCAACCCCTTTGGAGGATACAATGGTTTACCTAAGAGGGCTAAAGATTTAGTCATTTAAGCATGAAGGTACAGAAGATAATGATACAGAACAAATGAAATATATAAAGCTCAGAAACTAAGGACGAGAACACAACATTTAGCAGCAAAATTGATAATAATTACTAACTAGCCTCTGTTCCCAGAAATTGAAGACCCCTATCATAAAAGAAAAGATCACAACTACAGACATTGCACACATCCAGTGTAGGAGCTATTGGCATATCATGCACCAAAAACTCACCTAACGAAGTGAAATCATAGAAGTTCCCTCGGTCGAAATACAGCTCTGTAAAAGAAATGGTCATGCATTGTAATTATCAGGGCCTAGGAGGGCAACAAGTATTAAACAGTACTCCCACCCGATTTTTAAATATATGCTTGTCCTAAACATCACATATTTAAAAACAGAGGAACTAGATGGGAAGTAATTTCGTAAATAGTCAGTAAAATGTATTCCATAAATGCACAAACATCCAGTACTTTCAACCAGGATGGAAGCCACATGTAATGCAAAAATATGTCAAGCAAAACTGAAGGCTGTAACTGGACATGTAAAGAAAACTGTATAAAGCAACATTTCAGCAACCACAAATATAAAAGCTACTGGTGCATGCAGAACAATTTCCAGTTTGCATCAGAAATTATTGGGAATGACAACCATCTAAGAGCACCATAGCAAAACACATGCAGTATGCACTACCAATGTGTGTAAGAATCATCAGAATAAACAGCATCTTAATACAATAGCCAAATGAGATAAATCCATAACAAGAAAGTAAATGCTCATGAGGAACTCAAACAAATATAACTAGCATTGTAAAGTCATATAACCTAAGCAGCATCTATAGAACTGAATACCAGTGCAACCATTGCATGTGTAGAAGAAAAACCGTTCTCTCATAAATACTTGCTGCAGAATCTGATAGAACAAGCAGCAGACAGGGTAGCATAGCATACCTATTTGTCCGAGCAACTCAATCTTGACACCTGTGTGTTCAATCCTTTTACCTGGGACTGGTGCTATTGATACCTGAAAACCATTTCACCCAAGCTGGTACTAGGCTCGATACCAAGCAAGATAGAAAAGAATAAGAGAATGAGGAAATCATACTTCTCCAGAAATAGTTTCCAGGCTCTGGAAAACAGGGACCATTGTTGTCTTCCCATTGTCCTTCTTAACCGAAACCTGTGAAATAATAACAGCAGAAACTGAACACTTGTCAGCTATAAGCAGAACTCAAGTTTGAACCCAAACTGGTAGCAGCATATAAGGATATGAAGAATTGAACCTGCTTCCTGGTCCTCGTGTCAGAGAATGTGATGGAGATGTCACATGGTGGCTTGAATGCTCCAATGATATAATTCTGAATTGGCGCACCCATAAATCACAAAAGATCAGAGGAGCATTTCCACACGGGAATACGATCAAGAGCTGAAACTTCTATATGCAGAGCATTACTATTCATGAGATAATTGTCTAGTCACAATCAATCAATTATAGAGCAATGCTAAGGAAAAACAAATTAGCATGGATATTGTCTAGGTCATAGTCAAGTATCAGGCATGCGAATGTGAGCCAAACTTTTCTATGATGCAACTGAAGTAGTTGCATTTGCAATTCAGGTACCCAGCCTAAACAACAGAACCTGAAAAAGTGAAAATCCACAACTACTTATCATCTTGAGTGAAATAGGTGAGGCCCCCTGGTGCACAAGTTGTTCCAGGATCACACATAGGGCAGAACTAAGATCAAATTTAGCAAACAAAAAGGAGCTACAGCCCACTGATGAGCGTGGGCGACCCCCACCACCGAGCAGCAGCCTCCCTTACTGAGCGGCTGGATTCAACGTAGGCCGCTGCTATCGCTGAAATCAGAGCACCAAGCATCCGAATCCAGCAGCCCGCAGCACGAGACCCGCGCTGCAATTTATCGCACCGGCCGCACCAGAACTACAGCCACTATAGGTTCGAGGTTGGACAACAAACCCCCCCATGGTCCCTGCCCATATGGAGCGAGACGGGTGGTCCCGATCGCCCCGCCGAGCCGCGGCTCTGTTGCGCCGCCCCGAGAGCCGAATTCGGTCGGCTCCGATGAAATCGCTAATCCGAGGGTGTTGGAAGTGGGCGGATAGGGCGAAGGAGGGAAGGGAGGGGTGCTGCTAACCATGGCGATTGCGGCGATGCAGCGGCGGCCggcgaggggaggaggcggcggcgctgacCGGAGGACACCGCGTCGGGGGGATCGAGATCGGATGCGGCAGAGATCGATCGCGCGCACTCACTGAGGCGAGGGGAGAGATCAGAGGTGGGCCTGCCGCCTGCCCTTTCTCTGCCATAGGAAAGTGGAGTATGAGATGCTGACTCCTGGGCCCGACTTTCTACTCCGCGATCTGAGCTGGACGGGAAGGCCAGCAGGGCAGGCCAGCGGCTGTCTGACGTGGACTTTGCACAGTCCTGATGAGTCTTCAACTCTGATTTAGGGTCTTTATGGATCTTCTAGTTTAGATTCTGGGTTCTAGATAGTGACTGTAATCTGTAAAATCTGGATTCTAGAGGAAAAAAATATGAGATGCTTAGCTCTTATTCTTATAATAATTATTCCTTTTTGCATAGTAAAAGCTCTAAATAATAGGTTTGGGGGTAGATCCCATTATTTTTCTTATATAGTATAAGAGATCCAAACTGACCATTAGCTTTACTGTGAAAAAACGCTTCCTTTTGCTCTTTCTTCTCCTTGGCACGTTTTGCATCGAATTAATGAGGAATTACTTCATTATATATATACTTGAAAAAAGATGGACAATGGAGGTGGATGATTTCTCCTCCTAGTTTGTAGGTTTCAAATTATACGTTGTTTTGATTTTTATTATAAATCAAAATTGTCTAACTTTAACAAGTTTATAAAATATACTAACACCTATAATATTAAATAAATAAAGTATTAAAAATATATTTCACATTAGTTGATATAGTTTAAATGCTACTTTCGTTCTTGGTCATCTAGTGTCAGGGTTATGATACCCAGGTATCTTAAGTCACCGATTAGATAGCCGCTCAGACGGCCCACGATACGCCAGCTAGTATAAGCCAAACGATCGAGGCCCAGCTAAGCTGAGCGGACCAGGCCAAACACTAAGGACGGGCTCTCACACGACACCTTTCCCTCTGCCTTAGCCGCACGCTACGCAATAACTCACGACCTCTCACCGTCCCGACTCCTAGGAGGAACGGGGAGAGATCGAGCCCACCAAGCACGCCTGCTCTGACAAGAGAGGGCACGCCGCACTGATCCTGCAAGGTCCGATGGACAACAGTCACCTCAGCGTAGTCAGATGCCATCCCTGCACCACGCAGTAGAGACAAGACAACATCGCCAGGCGGTGGTAGCCAGTATGGAgacccaccgtccaaatacggCCCAACGAGACATACGTACGACTCCACCCACCACGGGATAGGATCCATGACgatggccttgacttagaggttACCCAAGCCAGCAAGGACCATGACCCTGGAGCCTGGGATCGTGGCCAGTAACTCCACCAACAGCAAGGCGATCGCGCGACCCCGGGGCGGCTACCGACTCTTGTACGACGCCTCTAGATGATCAAGAGGCGACGACGAAGGCCACGACGAGACCATGTCGCACAGGACGGCTAGCGAAACACCACCGTGCCCACAGTGTTGCCATGACCGGCACTGTGGCACCACGTCACACCACGCTGCgacgtgggcacaagaccatgacgatggTCATGCCcggacgtgcaccacaagacgacgttacttgcaagccaagttagctaggcatGTTCCCTTAGCCTTACGACCCCTTGGccgggagaaccttcttctttgtatatGACCTGGCcccggactctatataagggtagccagggcaccCTTCTCAAGATCAACCTTGATATCTTCACACTTTTCGGGCTGTCGAAGCTTTCCTTCGGGCAGCccgtctcctagctctagctctcctacctcttccaccattcttgcacctccTATTATAAGAACTTcatagcattcaagcgaggaacgcacactcgatcatctctgagactagacgtagggctctggcctaaatcagtataattccttgtgtcttttggatgctaccatcgtcttcctagagcagcgcgataTTCATATAAATTCAATAGTCGGTTTACAAAACACTAAcagttagcgcgccaggtaggagaTAGTTGTGCACTCTtgattgttgagaaggaagcgatggctcctcgcaccaTTGGTGGATTCATCCATGGAATGGCCCACAGTGGCCACATCCATCACGGGAACCCTGAACCCATCAGCGTTGAAGGGTCAGCACCCACGTCTGTCTTCGGCCATAGCCAGGTCCTCCGCCCtggagacctagaccccgtgGCCTACAACGAACACACTCTCGGAACTGCCCTCAGTGGCTGCATTCCAGAGTTTACCTACATAGGGGGGCTAGTACCCTCTCTCATCACCGGCATTGGCTAGGTTTCCCACTAGGGAAACCACAAGCCTATGGCTCATGGCGAGCTCACCCAAGAAATGGCCCTCGGcggccacatccttttgggaaaCCATGAGATCATCTGCATCCGTGGGTTAACACCCATCACTGGCCTCTACCACGTCCAGGCCCACCACGTGGGAGGCCTGGATCCTATAGTTCAGCCATGCCCTGAGCAACGCTGCCACCAGCAGAACATGGCAAATCAGGGCGCACACGAGCGATGAAACCACCTACCGCCACGTGGCATCGTCGCTAGTGATCAGGTGGCTATCTGGTGCCACGCCTAGCAAGGCCGATCCCAGAACTAGGGACAAATCCCTCATGACGGACTAGCCATCCATCATGTCACTATGAACTGCCAGCTTTCACATGGAGGCACGTGCATCTAAGAAAGCGCCCCCTTGAGCACACGACACACCATGCCGAGCGGGTTGAACTGTGTCACCCTTAGAACCCACTTCTGCATCGACAGGTCATGCCGGCTCTTCCTCAAGAGCGGCAATCACATCCAAAAGCGGAGACACGATGACTGTGACGTCGTCATGCCACGAGGGCTTGTGCACTAGAACGCATGAGCCCTCCCAGCCATGGACTTCAACGAGCCAGATATGAAGAAACCATCCCCCGAGGCTCGCGAGCCCGCCGAGGATGACGGGCCAGCAAGGATCAACCCAAGGCAGCCCGAGAGGTCGACCCACACTGGATATGACCACTCTGAGTGATAAAGAAGCGCCCTTACCAGCTCATGGCCCAGGGACTACAACAACTCTACCATAGGcaagtgctcgggggctcgccGCAACCCGAGCAACAACAGCAGGACGAACATCTACCCCCTGAATGACCACCAGTGATGTCAATCCTATCTCTCTCTTCATTACTCGATCGCATTTTCATACGCGCGTAGATACGTCAACAATCCTAAATGGCTAAAACAAAGCGTAAAATGAATGAAGGGGCACAAAATCCGCACAACTCGTTTCAAAGGCATCCACCTTTCGGATGGCCCGACCCATTTTCACACACGACCAACATCGTTGACCCATGGGGGGAGCACATGCGAGACTCCCCGCCAGCATGCATCGCCACCATAGGAAGCCATACTCGCTACTTGAGCGCCCTCATCGCTTGCACCCTAAAGCACAGCACGGCACGTGACCTCTAGCCAATGTCTATGTGTCACGAGGAATCAACCCCTAAACTAAGAGAGGGTCACATGCCTACCAACGCTGGACCAAGAGAGAGTAAGAGCGCCACATTAGCATGAATAAAAGGGAACCAAAAACCAGCAATGAGATCATCGGTAGGACACGCACATGGGCAACTTAGTCTTCACAACCTCTCCCATCGGTGAAACACATAAGCTTGCAGAGAAGGAATGCCTAGCGCAACTTAGGAAATCTAGCTACAGCAATAGAAACCACACTCCATATTCACAATTGCTGTAGAGGCTTTCGCGGCGGCGACAAGATCATCCACTAGAGCCAGCCTTCGGCCGAGCTCTGGGAACCACGCCTCGACGGTGATCCTCGCCCAAGAGGCCTTCCTAGAGACGAGCCTCCTCCACCTCATGTCAGGACGTTGTGAGCTGCTCCTTTAGAACTATAACCAAGAGGATCCCACTAAGGCCCAAGAACAAAAACCTAATAGAAGGAATTAACGGTAGTAGAAAACCTACCACATGCTCGCACTTGAGCAGCGGTAGGCAATGCTCACGCCTTGGTAACTAACGCTCATGCCTCGGCAACTTCTTCTTCTGCCACCAAGAGGGCTGCCTGGAGATAGTCTAGGTGAGCCTTTAGCTAAACTACCTCGCGAGCAGAGTTTGAGTGCAACCGGCGAGCCTTGTCCCTCTCGAGCACAAAGTTCCATACCCCCCACCGACTGGTGGAAAAGGATAGGGAACAGGGGCTCGCCGGCTCTAGAGGCGGAATAGACCCGGGGCAGGCGGCGCCGGTAGAATCTCTAATCTCCAGTGTCGCCACAGGGGAATAATCCTAAAACACATAACCATTCAATACAAACACATCTAGGTCTGGAAATAATGTAAAGTCACTTGCCCTTGATCTCGTAGGGAAGAAAGAAGGCGCGACAGCGGTCTGTCGACCTTAGGCGCCTCCTCTCGATGGCGCCTCCTATGACCCATCACCACGACCAAAAATGACAACTATAAGCTTGTGAGCAGGAAAGAAAGGAAGGCAATGCGAGAGATCAGAAGCGAATGACTCCCACTGCAAACTAACCTAGCAGATTTATAGCCGCAAAGATAACCCTAGCAAGCGATCTAGGCCCACACACGCTCTATGACCATTGCTAACCACTTTGATAATCTCGCAGAATAGGTGCAGCGACCGGACAAAAGGTAGTGCGACGGCCACTCACGCAACAACCCGAACTAGGTAAGCCCTGAGCATTCCCATTGTCCATATCATTTCAGTTTATGCACCCTTATTCAAAGGGTGCATTACTGCTCACAAGTAGGCACCGTAAACATGACATGATTAAGGAGGTCACACACCCCTGAATCCAAGCATAAAGCAACCCACCACGAACACGACCTCGTGTCATGCTTAGGAAGTTTATTCTTGGGCTGATCCTTAGATGGGCTTGAGGCCACAAAGGGATATGGGCAGTGTGAGATGGGCCCCATGGCTCTTATCGGTGGTGCAGAGCCACACGACCGCCTCTCCTTGTGTTCAAGTTGTCCACTTCGAAGTCGCTtgggttgaccccctctaggggaggcatcttgccctctggcaCTGCAGAGGTGGTTGGGGACCAACGGGTTTGAATGTCGACGATTTACGGGACATCTCTCGATGAGGCACAATTGAACTCCacgtcgattggggaggatatcagaTGCCACTCGAATTACCCATCGACCCCAACGGGGCACATAGCTCTGACCACATGGTTATGGTGGACAAGCCTCTCCCTACGTGGGGCAAAAACTAAACCTACCCATGATAAGGCAGTATGACCCCCTAGGGGTTAGAAATGGTGACATGGGGACCACGGAGCTGGGTCCAAGCGATCCCATCAACTAGGGACAAGCCACGACCAACTCTGCCTTATGTCGCAAAACCACGACCTGGAGCTAGCTCCCAGGCCTCGCATACCAAAGAGGATTGGCAATCCCCCTAGGCGAGTCCGATAGAGCGTGCGGTCAAGGTCGCACAACAACACCTTCGCGAAGCAGCACTGGATCTCGCTGTTGACGATAGTTAACAaccatcacaaaccatcaatataatgcATGAAAGTGATCactaacataggtttaggggtttaagctaacaaattccatgagttttggtgaatctatatttttgcaggggttatctagaaaaccgttaaGGTGAACCTAATTGCCagatttaattgtgcttatccaCGATGAAACCAACTCCAGAAGACTATAGAAGACACCAGAAAGCAACTCACCGTGGCAGAGGGCAGGTGGCTGCTAGATAGGGCCagctggccccacctgtaggccggtcggcccctaggcccacctgttaGCCTCTGTTTCACTACGTCGGTtgtccaccgccttaaggattgtatCTATGCCATtactttaagtcggtttgatccgagggctcaagaTTGATGGTCCCCCTATATATACTAGGCCCCACCACCCCATAGGCATAACCTTGATCATTATCTCCTCTAGAAACCTAGATCAGAAGAGAAGAACCTCAGAGCTCCAcaaat
Proteins encoded in this region:
- the LOC136505138 gene encoding vacuolar protein sorting-associated protein 26A-like, whose translation is MNYIIGAFKPPCDISITFSDTRTRKQVSVKKDNGKTTMVPVFQSLETISGEVSIAPVPGKRIEHTGVKIELLGQIELYFDRGNFYDFTSLVRELDIPGEIYERKTFPFEFSTVEMPYESYNGTNVRLRYILKVTIGRNYVGNIVEYRDFCVRNYSPVPTINNSIKMEVGIEDCLHIEFEYSKSKYHLNDVIIGKIYFLLVRIKIKNMELEIRRRESTGSGSNTYVETETLAKFELMDGAPVRGESIPVRLFLTPYELTPTYRNINNKFSVKYYLNLVLVDEEDRRYFKQQEITMYRLLESPPAS